In a genomic window of Salegentibacter salegens:
- a CDS encoding LacI family DNA-binding transcriptional regulator has product MKKKKKISMKDISKELGISITTISFIINKKAENKISKEVIKKVEDYIEKVGYKPNSSAQSLRTGKSKTIVFMAEDISDPFFSAIAKQMEEIAFNNGYKIIYCSTENKKERAIELLNLFKDRQVDAFIITPPEGFEDELKRLIYEEHQMVMVFDRYFDSFKHNYVVLENYKGAEEATRSLYSSGKRKIAFIGIESNLSPLVQRLEGYKNTMNSYQLQEYSLLIKFDQIKTLEGQKAIKNFLAQNPEIDAILFATNNLAISGLRVIKSKGLKIPEDIAIISFDDRDIFELFTPPISVIAQPVPELANELIKGTLQLMKTKETREVFYQKVLKGKLINRKSN; this is encoded by the coding sequence ATGAAGAAAAAAAAGAAAATTTCAATGAAAGATATTTCCAAGGAACTTGGAATATCAATTACAACTATTTCTTTTATTATTAACAAGAAGGCCGAAAATAAAATAAGCAAAGAAGTCATAAAGAAGGTTGAAGATTATATTGAGAAAGTAGGATATAAACCAAACTCATCAGCGCAATCTTTACGAACAGGAAAATCAAAAACTATTGTTTTTATGGCAGAAGATATTTCGGATCCATTTTTTTCTGCCATAGCAAAGCAAATGGAAGAGATCGCTTTTAACAATGGTTATAAGATAATTTATTGCAGTACTGAAAATAAAAAAGAGCGAGCAATTGAATTGTTGAATCTTTTTAAAGATAGACAAGTTGATGCGTTTATAATTACCCCACCTGAAGGCTTTGAAGATGAATTGAAAAGGTTAATCTATGAGGAGCATCAAATGGTTATGGTGTTTGATAGGTATTTCGATAGTTTTAAGCACAATTATGTAGTTCTTGAAAATTATAAGGGAGCCGAGGAAGCTACCAGGTCTTTGTATTCTTCCGGAAAAAGAAAAATCGCATTTATAGGAATTGAATCTAATTTATCCCCATTGGTCCAAAGATTAGAAGGATATAAAAATACTATGAATAGTTATCAGCTGCAGGAATATTCACTTTTGATAAAATTCGATCAAATTAAAACTTTAGAGGGGCAAAAAGCAATTAAGAATTTTTTAGCACAAAATCCGGAAATTGATGCAATTTTATTTGCAACTAATAATCTTGCCATAAGTGGTCTCAGAGTGATAAAAAGTAAAGGTTTGAAGATTCCTGAGGATATTGCGATCATTTCGTTTGATGATCGGGATATTTTTGAATTATTTACTCCTCCAATAAGTGTAATAGCGCAACCAGTACCCGAATTAGCTAATGAATTAATTAAAGGAACTCTTCAATTAATGAAAACAAAAGAAACGAGAGAAGTCTTCTACCAAAAGGTTTTGAAGGGAAAGCTTATTAATCGAAAATCGAACTAG